The proteins below come from a single Holdemania massiliensis genomic window:
- a CDS encoding MATE family efflux transporter, with protein sequence MAGGTAQLALDRVEAGENLEITKTRKTLPEGITRGMLMKDVLRIAGPSFVELTLTQLTSMADLMMVGQLGAWAITAVGLTTQPKFLMMTMFMAMNVGATALVARYKGAEQPGKANETVRQALMLTLIMSIAASLVGFFFSETMVRFMGATDELSLANGTIYLQIQMAGFVLMALTTTITALLRGVGDSKTAMKYNVTANVVNIVLNWILIYGNLGFPKMGVAGASLATVIGQTAAFLMAAWALMKKGGYLEFHLLEKYHIDKEILGNIFAIGLPAMVEQLFMRFGVILYSKTVASLGTVAFATHNICMNIQALSFMIGQGFAVSSTSLVGQSLGKKRTDMAHHYGKVSQQIGIGFSLILALIFFVIGGPIVALYSNEAEVIEQGTRILMFLALIQPFQATQFILAGVLRGAGDTKTTAVVIFVTTLIVRPLLAILTVYELKWGLYGAWIALVADQLLRTLLIWLRYRSGKWQLMKLRGEQA encoded by the coding sequence ATGGCGGGGGGAACTGCACAGCTGGCTTTGGATCGGGTGGAAGCTGGGGAAAATTTAGAAATTACAAAAACACGAAAAACATTACCGGAGGGAATTACAAGGGGAATGTTGATGAAGGATGTCTTACGGATTGCCGGGCCATCTTTTGTGGAGCTGACGCTGACGCAGCTGACCTCCATGGCCGATTTAATGATGGTCGGACAGCTGGGAGCCTGGGCGATTACGGCCGTCGGATTAACAACGCAGCCGAAGTTTTTAATGATGACGATGTTTATGGCGATGAATGTCGGGGCTACCGCTCTTGTCGCTCGTTATAAAGGCGCAGAACAGCCAGGAAAAGCCAATGAAACAGTACGGCAGGCTTTGATGCTGACGCTGATTATGTCGATCGCTGCTTCGTTGGTCGGCTTCTTCTTTTCCGAAACGATGGTTCGGTTTATGGGAGCGACGGATGAGCTGAGTTTGGCTAACGGAACGATTTATCTGCAGATTCAGATGGCAGGCTTTGTACTGATGGCGCTGACTACGACGATTACGGCGCTGCTGCGTGGGGTGGGTGATTCCAAAACCGCGATGAAATACAATGTGACCGCGAATGTCGTCAATATTGTTTTGAACTGGATCTTGATTTACGGCAATCTGGGATTTCCCAAAATGGGTGTGGCAGGAGCTTCGCTGGCCACGGTCATCGGTCAGACGGCAGCCTTTCTGATGGCGGCCTGGGCCTTGATGAAAAAGGGCGGATATCTTGAATTCCATCTGCTTGAGAAATATCATATCGATAAAGAAATACTCGGCAACATCTTTGCGATAGGTCTGCCGGCGATGGTGGAGCAGCTGTTTATGCGCTTTGGCGTCATCCTCTATTCTAAAACTGTAGCTTCCTTAGGCACAGTGGCGTTTGCCACGCATAATATCTGCATGAACATTCAGGCTCTGTCGTTTATGATCGGTCAGGGCTTCGCGGTTTCCTCGACGTCGCTGGTCGGCCAGTCATTAGGAAAAAAACGCACGGATATGGCGCATCATTATGGAAAAGTCAGTCAGCAGATCGGAATTGGTTTTTCTTTGATCCTGGCTTTGATCTTCTTTGTGATCGGCGGTCCGATTGTCGCCCTTTACAGCAATGAAGCAGAAGTCATCGAACAGGGTACGCGGATTCTGATGTTTCTGGCACTGATTCAGCCATTCCAGGCGACGCAGTTTATTCTGGCCGGTGTTCTGCGCGGCGCTGGAGATACGAAGACCACGGCTGTGGTCATCTTTGTCACGACCCTGATCGTGCGTCCATTGTTGGCCATTTTAACGGTTTACGAACTGAAGTGGGGCTTATATGGAGCCTGGATTGCATTGGTTGCGGATCAGCTTTTGCGCACTCTGCTGATCTGGCTGCGTTACCGAAGCGGAAAATGGCAGCTGATGAAGCTGCGGGGCGAGCAGGCATAA
- a CDS encoding diaminopropionate ammonia-lyase, with translation MKPIQMAEGKLARGPLPAMFCARHYEQVKAFHQSLADYAPTPLINLEALAKQLGIRAILVKDESQRFGLKAFKALGASYAVHQILAEMPDQKPVFVTTTDGNHGKGVAWAALQAGCRAEIFMPKGTVASRVEAIEALGNAKVTVTEWGYDETVRWTREYAQRQGYILVQDTVLPGYHKIPQNIVLGYTTMIREVYQQLPPSIQPTHVFLQAGVGSMAGAVLGWLADTLKDQLPVTSIIEAVDSACVFASCPQGKLVSKAGITPTIMAGLNCGEVNPDIFPVLRDYASFYFACADEITEAGMRQYANPSDGDQAIVAGESGAVGLGLVLKLCQDSSYAQMKQALGFDENSVVLLFNTEGATDPEDYLRVVGRPWTEVSG, from the coding sequence ATGAAACCAATTCAAATGGCTGAGGGAAAATTAGCGCGCGGGCCGCTGCCGGCAATGTTCTGCGCCCGTCATTACGAACAGGTTAAGGCATTTCATCAATCACTGGCTGACTATGCGCCAACGCCGCTGATCAATCTGGAAGCTTTGGCGAAGCAGCTGGGCATCAGGGCGATCCTGGTTAAAGACGAGTCGCAGCGGTTTGGGCTCAAAGCCTTTAAGGCTTTGGGGGCCAGTTATGCGGTTCATCAGATTCTGGCTGAAATGCCGGATCAAAAGCCGGTTTTTGTTACGACCACGGATGGCAATCATGGCAAGGGTGTGGCCTGGGCAGCGCTGCAGGCAGGGTGCCGGGCGGAAATTTTCATGCCAAAGGGCACCGTGGCCAGCCGGGTTGAAGCGATTGAAGCCCTGGGCAATGCCAAAGTCACAGTGACAGAATGGGGATATGATGAAACAGTGCGCTGGACACGCGAATATGCCCAACGGCAAGGATATATCCTAGTTCAGGATACCGTGCTGCCCGGATACCATAAAATTCCGCAGAATATTGTCTTAGGCTATACGACCATGATCCGCGAGGTTTATCAGCAGCTTCCGCCTTCAATTCAGCCGACGCATGTGTTTTTGCAGGCCGGAGTCGGGTCGATGGCCGGGGCGGTTTTAGGCTGGCTGGCGGATACGCTGAAAGATCAGCTGCCAGTCACTTCGATCATTGAGGCGGTGGATTCAGCCTGTGTTTTTGCTTCCTGTCCACAGGGAAAGCTGGTATCGAAGGCAGGAATCACGCCGACCATCATGGCGGGGCTGAACTGCGGTGAAGTCAATCCTGATATCTTCCCTGTCCTGCGTGATTATGCTTCGTTCTACTTTGCCTGTGCCGATGAAATTACTGAGGCAGGGATGCGCCAGTACGCCAATCCATCCGACGGAGATCAAGCGATCGTTGCGGGTGAATCCGGAGCCGTGGGCTTGGGATTGGTGTTGAAACTGTGTCAGGACTCTAGTTATGCTCAGATGAAACAGGCTTTAGGCTTTGATGAGAATTCGGTTGTCCTGCTTTTCAATACGGAAGGGGCGACTGATCCTGAGGATTATCTAAGAGTTGTCGGCCGGCCTTGGACGGAGGTGAGCGGATGA
- a CDS encoding AAA family ATPase: MDKIEILNVREGNLKDVSLMLPKEKLIVLTGVSGSGKSTFLIDVLFNECQRQYLEAMGMQGIPKPKVRKVRGASPAIVITQTMENKNPRSTVGTQSNIYTDLRMIYEKLHRRTCPQCHREIEAAECRETTEKINGDFHVTMDCPHCGFRMDKLTRTYFSFNTMEGACPACEGLGQISVIDSARILDDSLSLEQGAVRFWEKRYGEYQSELYYTACKALGIEAPHNVPLSQYTAAQRKLLLEGRTSLSEKPDLKKAGNFEGVVANLKRRWAEKGGQASALDAYFKRTPCPVCHGERLTELSRTVTVNKTRLPELSALSLTALQNWIEQLDAILTGNARIVAEAYLRDIQTKLRRLIRLGLGYLTLDRQIVTLSGGERQRLRLAAALDLEMSGLVIMLDEPTAGLHPQDTEGLMDILRHLRDLGNTVIVIEHDQQVMAAADLLVEFGPGAGIHGGRIVSYGTLEQLQADPASLSGTWLRRPDEFNPHPRPAQHWLTIENASLYNLNHLDVKIPIGCLSAVTGPSGSGKSTLIFEVLASGRCPQAMIRGLENFDQIVRIEQTSITRMKRSNTATYTGIYTLIRQLFAQTDQARAAGLSAKAFSFNTPGGRCERCQGMGVVESNLLFFANTEIVCPQCHGQRFNETVLAVQYNGMTIREVLDLTVEEALDFFADQPKIHASLALLEETGLGYLPLGQPLTTLSGGEAQRLKLAAELIENPNGKRQLYLMDEPTTGLHPEDIAHFIQLLYRLREAGHTLIVVEHNPQLIRACDWVIDLGPQGGEQGGQLMFAGVPQVLKSTGVSATARFL; encoded by the coding sequence ATGGATAAAATAGAAATTCTGAATGTCCGAGAAGGAAATCTGAAGGATGTTTCTCTGATGCTGCCGAAAGAAAAGCTGATCGTCTTGACTGGGGTATCCGGCTCCGGGAAATCCACATTTCTGATCGACGTGCTGTTTAATGAATGTCAGCGGCAGTATCTGGAAGCCATGGGAATGCAGGGAATACCGAAACCCAAAGTCAGGAAAGTCCGCGGCGCCAGTCCGGCGATTGTGATCACCCAAACGATGGAAAATAAAAATCCACGCTCGACGGTCGGCACACAAAGCAACATCTATACTGATCTGCGGATGATCTATGAGAAGCTGCATCGCCGTACCTGTCCCCAGTGTCATCGCGAGATTGAAGCAGCCGAATGTCGGGAAACGACGGAGAAAATCAACGGGGACTTTCATGTAACTATGGATTGTCCGCATTGCGGGTTCCGCATGGATAAGCTGACCCGGACTTATTTTTCCTTCAATACCATGGAGGGAGCGTGTCCGGCTTGCGAAGGTTTGGGACAGATTTCGGTGATCGATTCAGCGCGGATTCTCGATGATTCGTTATCGCTCGAACAGGGTGCAGTGCGCTTTTGGGAAAAACGATATGGCGAATATCAAAGCGAGCTTTATTATACTGCCTGCAAAGCATTGGGAATTGAAGCTCCGCACAACGTTCCGCTGTCGCAATACACCGCTGCCCAGCGGAAGCTGCTGCTGGAAGGAAGGACTTCGTTGTCGGAGAAGCCGGATTTAAAAAAAGCCGGAAATTTTGAAGGGGTGGTTGCCAATCTGAAACGACGCTGGGCTGAAAAAGGCGGTCAGGCTTCGGCCTTGGATGCTTATTTTAAACGGACGCCGTGTCCGGTCTGTCATGGTGAACGGCTAACTGAGTTAAGCCGTACCGTAACAGTCAACAAGACCCGACTGCCGGAATTATCTGCGCTTTCACTGACGGCGCTGCAGAACTGGATAGAACAGCTGGATGCCATTTTAACCGGCAATGCGAGAATTGTGGCAGAAGCGTATCTGCGCGATATTCAGACCAAACTCAGACGGCTGATTCGCTTAGGCTTAGGGTATCTGACGCTGGATCGGCAGATTGTGACGTTATCCGGCGGTGAGCGGCAGCGGCTGCGCTTGGCGGCGGCATTGGATTTGGAAATGTCGGGACTGGTGATCATGCTGGACGAGCCGACGGCCGGTCTGCATCCGCAGGATACCGAAGGCCTGATGGATATTCTTAGACATCTGCGGGATCTGGGTAATACGGTGATCGTGATCGAACATGATCAGCAGGTCATGGCCGCGGCGGATCTGTTGGTAGAGTTTGGCCCGGGAGCGGGAATCCACGGCGGCCGAATTGTCAGCTACGGTACCTTAGAACAGCTTCAGGCGGATCCAGCCTCCCTGAGCGGCACCTGGCTGCGGCGTCCGGATGAATTCAATCCGCATCCAAGACCGGCTCAGCATTGGCTCACGATTGAAAATGCCAGTCTTTATAATCTCAATCATCTTGATGTAAAAATTCCGATCGGCTGTCTGAGCGCCGTTACCGGACCTTCCGGTTCCGGAAAGTCAACCCTGATCTTTGAGGTGCTGGCATCCGGGCGCTGCCCTCAGGCGATGATCCGCGGTTTGGAAAACTTTGATCAGATCGTTCGAATTGAACAAACTTCGATCACCCGGATGAAGCGCTCCAATACTGCGACGTATACCGGAATCTACACGCTGATCCGCCAGCTTTTTGCACAGACCGATCAAGCCCGGGCAGCCGGACTGAGCGCGAAGGCTTTCTCATTCAATACCCCGGGCGGCCGTTGTGAAAGGTGTCAGGGCATGGGCGTTGTGGAAAGCAATCTGTTGTTTTTTGCCAATACGGAGATCGTCTGTCCGCAATGTCATGGTCAGCGGTTCAATGAAACAGTGCTGGCGGTTCAATACAACGGCATGACGATTCGGGAAGTTCTGGATCTGACGGTCGAGGAAGCACTGGATTTCTTTGCGGATCAGCCTAAAATTCACGCTTCGCTTGCCCTGCTGGAAGAAACCGGCTTGGGTTATCTGCCGTTAGGTCAGCCGCTGACGACGTTGTCCGGCGGGGAAGCACAGCGCTTAAAGCTGGCGGCAGAGCTGATTGAAAATCCAAACGGTAAGAGGCAGCTCTATTTAATGGATGAACCGACGACGGGTCTGCATCCGGAAGACATTGCCCACTTTATCCAGCTGCTTTACCGGCTGCGGGAGGCCGGCCATACCCTGATTGTGGTTGAACACAATCCGCAGCTGATCCGTGCCTGCGACTGGGTGATTGATTTGGGTCCGCAGGGTGGGGAACAGGGCGGCCAGCTGATGTTTGCCGGCGTGCCGCAGGTTTTAAAATCCACCGGCGTCAGTGCAACAGCCCGCTTTTTGTAG
- a CDS encoding MarR family winged helix-turn-helix transcriptional regulator, giving the protein MNKIRIPIFNVEQMLKGYARLREAYSRYCARSVAGEVFSPNEMNVLIFLFNNPSINTAKELTVTLSVSKGLVCRSVDALTRRGYLTSEEDVHDHRILHLKLTPKAAPVIGQMRLSMDQFSHALTRNITEEDLAVYSRVQHQIYANIEAMTNQKGD; this is encoded by the coding sequence ATGAATAAAATCCGTATTCCCATCTTCAATGTTGAACAGATGCTGAAAGGCTATGCGCGTCTGCGCGAGGCTTACAGCCGTTACTGCGCAAGGTCTGTGGCAGGCGAAGTCTTCTCCCCCAATGAGATGAATGTTCTGATCTTTTTGTTCAACAATCCGTCGATCAATACGGCGAAGGAGCTGACTGTCACGCTGTCGGTTTCCAAAGGACTGGTCTGCCGCAGTGTCGATGCTCTGACGCGGCGGGGGTATCTGACCAGTGAGGAAGATGTCCACGATCATCGAATTCTGCACTTGAAGCTGACGCCCAAAGCTGCGCCGGTGATCGGTCAGATGCGTCTGAGCATGGATCAGTTTTCCCACGCCCTGACACGCAATATTACCGAGGAAGATCTGGCTGTTTACAGCCGGGTTCAGCATCAGATTTATGCGAATATCGAAGCGATGACCAATCAGAAAGGGGATTAA
- a CDS encoding MATE family efflux transporter, producing the protein MLQSKETNLGEDRVGRLFFALAVPAITSQVVNALYNMVDRMYIGHIPGSGASALTGVGVAFPLIMIISAFAALVSMGGAPRASIMMGKGDNEQANKILGNCFTALVITSVVLTAVTMLFCEPLLMLFGASENTIVYAKAYMMIYAAGTIFVQLTLGMNAFISAQGFSRISMLTVIIGAITNIVLDPILIFGFNMGVRGAALATVLSQAVSTIWVLQFLSGKKSQLRLHPKYFNINAKILFPALALGVAPFIMQSTESLLVLCFNSSLLKYGGDLAVGAMTILSSVMQFSMLPLQGLTQGAQPIISFNYGAGKIDRVKQAFRLLLVCCLVYSATMWLLCMVAPQMFAAIFTSDPALTQITVWALRIYIAAVFLMGAQLACQQTFIALGNAKISTFLALLRKIILLIPLIYILPNFFENQVFAVFVAEPIADTISVLTTVILFFRFFRKVEKQQVHA; encoded by the coding sequence ATGCTTCAATCCAAGGAAACAAATTTAGGAGAGGATCGGGTAGGCCGGCTGTTTTTCGCACTGGCAGTCCCGGCGATTACCTCTCAGGTTGTCAATGCACTCTACAACATGGTCGACCGCATGTATATCGGCCACATTCCCGGCAGCGGGGCATCCGCGCTGACCGGCGTCGGCGTGGCCTTTCCGCTGATCATGATCATTTCGGCCTTTGCCGCGCTTGTCAGCATGGGCGGTGCGCCGCGGGCTTCCATCATGATGGGCAAAGGCGATAACGAACAGGCCAATAAAATTTTAGGCAACTGCTTTACAGCGCTGGTGATCACATCTGTGGTGCTGACCGCCGTAACGATGCTGTTCTGCGAACCGTTATTGATGTTGTTTGGAGCCAGTGAAAATACGATTGTCTATGCCAAAGCCTACATGATGATCTATGCAGCCGGAACGATTTTCGTTCAATTGACGCTGGGCATGAACGCGTTTATTTCAGCACAGGGTTTCTCTCGCATCAGTATGCTCACGGTGATTATCGGTGCGATTACCAATATCGTTCTCGATCCGATTCTGATCTTCGGCTTCAACATGGGCGTGCGCGGAGCCGCGTTGGCGACGGTGCTGTCACAGGCGGTTTCCACGATCTGGGTGCTGCAGTTTTTAAGCGGCAAAAAAAGTCAGCTGCGGCTGCATCCGAAATATTTCAATATCAATGCCAAGATCTTATTCCCCGCCCTGGCACTTGGCGTGGCACCGTTTATCATGCAGTCAACCGAAAGTCTGTTGGTCTTATGCTTCAATTCTTCTCTGCTTAAATACGGCGGTGATCTGGCGGTCGGGGCGATGACGATCCTGTCCAGCGTGATGCAGTTTTCGATGCTTCCGCTGCAGGGACTGACACAGGGAGCGCAGCCGATCATCAGCTTCAATTACGGTGCGGGAAAGATTGATCGGGTGAAGCAGGCGTTCCGTCTGTTGTTGGTCTGCTGTCTGGTTTATTCAGCGACGATGTGGCTGCTGTGCATGGTGGCGCCGCAGATGTTCGCGGCGATCTTTACCAGTGATCCAGCCTTGACGCAGATTACGGTATGGGCGCTAAGAATTTATATTGCCGCGGTCTTCCTGATGGGGGCGCAGCTGGCTTGCCAACAGACCTTCATCGCGTTGGGCAATGCTAAGATTTCTACCTTCTTAGCCTTGCTGCGGAAGATTATCCTGTTGATTCCGCTGATTTACATTCTGCCGAATTTCTTCGAAAATCAGGTATTTGCGGTCTTTGTGGCGGAACCGATTGCGGATACAATTTCCGTTCTGACCACCGTGATTTTGTTCTTCCGCTTCTTCCGTAAGGTAGAAAAGCAGCAGGTTCATGCTTAA
- a CDS encoding response regulator produces MNAINPQAVPRQNQDYTLLMSMLHVSVSKHLLDEHFTLIWANDFYYDLIGYPQAEYEALYHNRPDLYYAQNLEDWHAIQQIVIGAISAGQPGYTTVTRMRRKDGSYIWVQLAATFVDEQLDGVQVAYTVMNNIDEVMQMRMEQSVTYDNLPGFVAKYQIGPDLQLKLLDANRKFLDFFGEDSWKNEDYPLFVENVARSAEQLEANRERLNTGLPVHFTAQMRGQSGADAWLQINAEQIGVKDGLPVYLVIYLDVTNETELRQMQTKLEHQAVELKAALETARKASRAKSDFLSSMSHDIRTPMNAIMGMTDLALLHLDDPDKLRSCLRKIALSSEHLLGLINDVLDMSRIESGRMTLNNEPLTLPETLENIVAIMQPMLKAKHQKFAIHLRHVRHEQLWSDPLRLRQILINILSNASKFTPPEGSITFTLEEQSEISGGYAEFRFIVQDSGIGIQPEFLSQLFEPFSRQMDSRVDKTEGSGLGMAITHRLVDLMHGKIEVESQVGQGSTFTVTLPLRIQQKTDELTTHFPDLHVLVVDDDLIMSETMTTALQQLGVQVTLAESGQEALRQAALIKAQDKQFDAVFLDWKMPDMDGPETARQLRHQISGTVPILIVSAYDWGDIELEARQAGIDGFISKPLFASTLCRALQTYVMGRTDVPAPPDQPAEIFAGRRFLLVEDNALNREIAVELLEQEGACVETAENGQEGVWKMEHAPYHWYDLILMDVQMPILNGYEAARQIRRLPRRDAQQIPILALTADAFAEDIALAKEAGMNGHLAKPLNIKALRKEILQQLKGEARE; encoded by the coding sequence ATGAACGCCATCAATCCGCAGGCTGTACCGCGTCAGAATCAGGATTATACGCTTTTGATGAGCATGCTTCACGTCAGCGTCAGCAAGCATCTTCTGGACGAACATTTCACATTGATCTGGGCTAATGATTTTTATTATGATCTGATCGGTTACCCGCAGGCGGAATATGAAGCACTGTATCACAATCGTCCGGATCTGTATTATGCGCAGAACCTGGAGGATTGGCATGCGATTCAGCAGATTGTCATCGGGGCAATCTCAGCGGGGCAGCCCGGCTACACCACGGTCACCCGGATGCGCCGCAAGGACGGCAGCTATATTTGGGTTCAGCTGGCCGCTACCTTTGTCGATGAACAGCTCGACGGTGTTCAGGTCGCTTATACTGTCATGAACAACATTGACGAGGTGATGCAGATGCGGATGGAACAATCCGTTACGTATGATAATTTGCCTGGCTTTGTTGCCAAATATCAGATTGGTCCCGATCTGCAGCTGAAGCTTCTGGACGCGAATCGGAAGTTTCTTGATTTTTTTGGTGAAGACAGTTGGAAAAATGAGGATTATCCGCTGTTTGTTGAAAATGTTGCCCGCAGCGCCGAGCAGCTGGAGGCCAACCGGGAGCGGCTCAACACCGGCCTGCCGGTTCATTTTACAGCTCAGATGCGGGGACAGAGCGGCGCCGATGCATGGCTGCAGATTAACGCTGAACAGATCGGTGTGAAAGATGGCCTGCCGGTTTATCTGGTCATCTATCTCGATGTCACCAATGAAACAGAACTGCGGCAGATGCAGACCAAGCTGGAACATCAGGCGGTGGAACTGAAAGCGGCCCTGGAAACTGCCCGTAAAGCCAGCCGTGCCAAATCTGATTTTCTTTCCAGCATGTCGCATGATATCCGCACGCCGATGAACGCCATTATGGGGATGACGGATCTGGCCCTGCTGCATCTGGACGATCCGGACAAGCTTCGCAGCTGTCTGCGCAAAATCGCTCTGTCCAGTGAACATTTGCTGGGACTGATCAACGACGTCCTCGATATGAGCCGCATCGAAAGTGGCCGGATGACGCTGAACAATGAGCCGCTCACACTGCCGGAAACGCTGGAAAATATCGTGGCGATCATGCAGCCAATGCTCAAGGCCAAACACCAGAAATTTGCGATTCATCTGCGCCATGTGCGGCATGAACAGCTGTGGTCGGATCCGCTGCGGCTGCGCCAGATTCTGATCAACATCTTATCCAACGCTTCCAAGTTTACCCCACCCGAAGGTTCGATCACGTTTACGCTGGAAGAACAGTCGGAAATCAGCGGCGGATATGCTGAGTTCCGATTCATCGTACAGGACAGCGGAATCGGGATTCAGCCGGAGTTTCTAAGCCAGCTTTTCGAACCTTTTTCCCGTCAGATGGACAGTCGGGTCGACAAAACCGAAGGCAGCGGATTAGGCATGGCGATCACGCACCGGCTCGTCGATCTGATGCATGGAAAAATTGAAGTGGAAAGTCAGGTCGGACAGGGGAGCACCTTTACTGTCACGCTGCCATTGCGCATTCAGCAGAAAACAGATGAACTGACAACTCATTTTCCTGACCTGCATGTACTGGTTGTCGATGACGATCTCATCATGAGTGAAACGATGACAACCGCTCTGCAGCAGTTAGGCGTGCAGGTGACCTTGGCTGAGAGCGGACAGGAAGCCCTGCGGCAGGCAGCGCTAATCAAGGCGCAGGACAAGCAGTTTGACGCCGTTTTTCTCGATTGGAAAATGCCGGACATGGATGGTCCGGAAACCGCGCGGCAGCTCCGCCATCAGATTTCCGGCACTGTCCCAATTTTAATTGTTTCCGCCTATGATTGGGGCGATATCGAACTGGAAGCCCGGCAAGCAGGAATTGACGGCTTTATTTCCAAGCCGTTGTTTGCCTCGACGCTTTGCCGGGCGCTGCAAACCTATGTCATGGGAAGAACCGACGTTCCTGCTCCACCGGATCAGCCAGCGGAAATCTTTGCGGGAAGACGGTTTCTGTTAGTCGAAGACAATGCGTTAAATCGTGAAATCGCGGTTGAACTTTTGGAACAAGAAGGCGCCTGTGTGGAAACGGCTGAGAATGGTCAGGAGGGGGTCTGGAAAATGGAACACGCACCTTATCATTGGTATGACTTGATTCTGATGGACGTTCAGATGCCGATCCTCAACGGTTATGAGGCGGCCCGCCAGATCCGCCGCCTGCCGCGCCGGGATGCCCAGCAAATCCCGATTCTGGCGCTGACTGCCGATGCCTTTGCCGAAGATATTGCCTTAGCCAAAGAAGCTGGTATGAACGGGCATCTGGCCAAGCCGCTGAATATCAAAGCCCTGCGCAAGGAGATCCTGCAGCAGCTGAAAGGTGAAGCAAGGGAATAG